A segment of the Chryseobacterium scophthalmum genome:
CTGTAATAAGAACTTCTGAAGACGACTTAATTGATAAAGTTGTTTCTGCCGGATTAGGGTAAATTCTTAATTTCTGATTTGAATTTACGTCATGAACGTTTAAATTTCCATTGATAAGATTTACCGTTGCAACATTTGAAACCAGATTGTTGCTATTCTCAACGGTGTAACTAAAACTGTCATTTGTCCACGTTGATCCAGTAGGTATGTAAGTTATTGTTCCGTTGCTGTTAATGGTTAATGTACCATTTAACGGATATGAAATTATTCGAATAAGCATTGTCCCCGACAACCCTTGGTCATTTGAAAGCACATTTAGCAAGATAGAACTACTTCCACTTGGTATAAAAGAATCTGATATTGCTGTTGGTGGCAAATTGTTAGGTGCTTGATAAGCGACATTTCCAAGTTTGATCAGGAAACCGTCGCTGTTGCCCGCAGATGGATAATTAAAGATCATCATATCTTTAAGACTATTATAAAATTGACCGACTACATAAACATTTCCGGACTTGTCAACGGTTATATCTCTTCCGATATCTCCACTTCCTGGTCCAATGTAATCTTCAAGATCGATTTGACTTCCTGCCGGATCAAGTGCCCAAATATACACTTCTTCTCCATATCTGCCACTATAATCATTCACAATAATACCCTGAAACTGTCCTGTCGTCAATATATTATTATTGTGGTCAATGGTAAGCCCGTTAGCGCTGTCAAAAAACTGCTCGCCCAGTTTAGTGGCCCATAGATAGTTCAGATTATTATCCACCTTTAAAACATAAGAATCGCTACTACCATAAATACCAAAGGAAGTCATAGGGTTGTCTGTTATACCAAAATTAAAATCTGCAGTTCCGACAAAATTCCCTGTGATTATTACATTGTTATTACCGTCAATTTTTACTTTTTGCGACCTTGCAAAATGGCTTTGATTGGCGGATGAAGTTGCTCCTACATTCAGAAAAAGCCCATTACTGTCAAGCTTCAATATATATGCCTGACCACTAAAAGAATTGCTAAGATTAAATGTTCCTGCAGGACTCGGGTCAAAATCAGTGGTTCCATAATTATCTCCTGTAACAAAT
Coding sequences within it:
- a CDS encoding SBBP repeat-containing protein; translation: MRKKTLFFLNLFLPIIAYSQLSYLPSYSWGGNIGGTAYDSADNIITDLYGDVIVSGKFASNCDFDVSSSVNLVTSSGSSDAYVAKYSKTGSLQWVKAFSSNPTSDGSPYIHSTATDSSGNIYLTGRFNGSVDFDPSSTGIKMLTSTGDADIFIAKLDRNGILVWAGSIGGTEYDRGYGITVDSQDKVYVTGSFRKTADFDITSGIFNMTSEYIDTTFILKIDKDAQLIWAKMTQGTGNDVGKDIAVDSAFNVFVTGDNYGTTDFDPSPAGTFNLSNSFSGQAYILKLDSNGLFLNVGATSSANQSHFARSQKVKIDGNNNVIITGNFVGTADFNFGITDNPMTSFGIYGSSDSYVLKVDNNLNYLWATKLGEQFFDSANGLTIDHNNNILTTGQFQGIIVNDYSGRYGEEVYIWALDPAGSQIDLEDYIGPGSGDIGRDITVDKSGNVYVVGQFYNSLKDMMIFNYPSAGNSDGFLIKLGNVAYQAPNNLPPTAISDSFIPSGSSSILLNVLSNDQGLSGTMLIRIISYPLNGTLTINSNGTITYIPTGSTWTNDSFSYTVENSNNLVSNVATVNLINGNLNVHDVNSNQKLRIYPNPAETTLSIKSSSEVLITEIFDLSGKKLFEVKGTQTIDVSSLNIGVYILSAKTKNGEIIRQNFIKK